In the genome of Raphanus sativus cultivar WK10039 chromosome 9, ASM80110v3, whole genome shotgun sequence, the window AGTTGGTAGTGACACGGAGAGACGATATTCGGTTTGGAGTTTTTTAAGATAAACAAATCTCTTGTTGCCTTTACCATCCACTGCAATCACATCACTCATTTTCTTGAAAATATAAACAACCTCAGGCGAACCATTTTGGTACTCAGAAATAACACGCATGAGAGACATTTATCCACTTGAAAGCTCCAAAAGCTTCACTAGCTCTCCTTTCAATCCTTTTAAATCTCCAGGCGCTACTCACATGGTGGACCCAGTGTGACCAGGAGGCGAAGGATGTAAgcccaagaaaaagaaaagaagtttgACGTTGCTGAAGGAGAGGATGTGCTACACATACGAAATGGAGTGTGAGACACTGTTACTATCTGATTCATCAGCCGATTTACGATTCagtatataagaaatataaaaataaacttaaatatcttatttttaattgaattatttttttttggaaaagcAATTATGTCTTTTAAAGAACATATGAGAAATTAGTATTTTaccttaaatattaaaatttaatagatAATTGAATTGTATtaagatattaatattttgtttagaaacTTTTTTGAAAGCTATTAGATGAAGCTGGTCTCAATcctaacttttatttttgttctctccattttttctttgtttcttccaccacttataaaatttgtaaccactgttgaaaaaaaattgtaatcaaTAAGACTTGCAACAAACTTCTCAAAGTGAGCATTTTCTTTACATTCTCATAGATTTATACAAACAGTCAAACATGTACTATGTTTTTAACACCTCGACTGGAAAATATACTTATAGGTGCTTTTCTGGTCAATAGCACATTTCTtatcttatttttcatttagATTGCAGTTATCTTCTACTATTCAAAAAGgtttgaagcaaaaaaaatatatgctaattaaatatgttaatttgttAGAGTGTCCCTCTATATATACTACTTAAACTAAGTGTTTTCCTGCACTATGTTCagaaataaaactttaaatttaaattaaatttcaaactGAATTTTAATAAACTTACTAATTTAGAAAATTGATTAACCttattttatattgaataatatatttaaatataattgtctatatatacaaaatattgttaCTACAATCTTCTTTTTTGTGTCTTTAAAAgtaaatgaaaaacaaaaatttatacaatttttatctttaatataatgattttagattattaaaatattttaagaacttgtcaaaatatctaaaatgaaTTATCCATGTTACTATAATCTTAATATCATATAATACTTTTTGGctgcaatattttattttttaaaagaacaataataaatcttttaaaatgtaatatatttttatcaagaTAATTAACTTTTGGAAATGTAAAGCACACATAATTATGCAGAAAActttatttgaaatattcaaaaaattagaAATGCTAAAATATAGAGCACTTGTTTTATTTacagtatataaaataatttaattataatatataattttaatattgaaatattttcttataattttaccacatttggataaattttcactataaacattaaaaatatataaaatatttaaaataataataaattgagtttcttttttattaacttgTTCAAACTGTAAGTTTAATATTAATTCCATCttgaattaaattattttatttatatattttgattatggtaataattatatactaaatatcttaattatgttaattattatatacttattgttttatatttaaatttatttaatcgAGTTTTGTGTAATAAATATACTATGCCTTGTCATgattatatatgatatatatcaTCATTTAAGTGAACAATGTCATCATTTAATTGAATCATGTcattttttttgactaaaatgaTTGTGCTGATGACATGTAAGCAAATCACTTAATAAATAATGTTTGGGGATAGTTCTAAGTTCTAACAAGTCATGATGTTGGTCATATAGAATctattgaaatttaatatttttccctCATCCACTGTTACTTACAAATAATATTCTCATAAATAGTAACAAATATCTACAGATACAATTGATACATTTAATAATAGGATGTACCTTAGAATCTTCTTTTTATGAATACAAAACAATCCCAAAAATATTGACTTTAAGTTTTTAACATGTTTATCCAAGGAAAAAGGATAAAATTTGGTAAAACTTTAGTATAAATAATTAGAGGCATTCTATTCATAATAAACGGTCACTTTTTGGGTAGATAAAATATGTCTTGCATAGTAAAAGTGGTCCGTACAGAATAAAAGACCTCACCACTACAATGTCAAGCCACAACGCAGCACAGCCACCGAGGGATCTTACCAAGCAGCATTCATGGTCGCATGATGTGAACCGCAACGAGGCTTGGCTGCGGAAGAAAAAGAAACGATCAGTGGATCTCATTCCTCGAAGCAAGAGCATTACGAACGACGATCTCGAGGAGCTTAGAGGTTGCATAGAGCTTGGGTTTGGGTTTGAGCCAGATTCTCCTGACACGAATCAAAGGCTTACCGATATAATCCCGGCTCTAGATTTGTACTGTGCTGTTCATAGACAATACTCTGACCATTTGTCCCGGACTTCGTCCTTCGCATCGGAACCTGACAGCAGCAGCTTTAGCACCACAACGGTTGTTGACAAAGGTATGTGAATTCAAATTATACTGTCTGTTTTTCTGTGGTAGTCACCTTCTCAATTAGTTCCAGGCGTGAGCATGCTTTTTGGTAGGTTTTTCCCACAAGATAAAACATCCAGGCCAAAGCTtagaagtgtttttttttctgttatttttaatatcactattataaatttaaaaaggtGATGATTGGAAGACAATTAAGCAGAAGCTGAAGCAATGGGCTCAAGTGGTAGGTTTTACGGTGCGGCAAGCCAGGAAACCAAGTTGATGCTCTTCGAATTTCTTCTGATTATGCACAAAACAAATGGATATGATGGTAACATGATTGCCAATATGAATAAAACGAATCTCTAAGTCTAAGCTATCAAAATGcttaaaatatgttttgaagCCAATTgcgcctttttttttttatttaataaccaAACAAATAGTCCAGTTTTGCGAAGCCAATAGTTGCTTATGctgtttttatctttctttttcttcaaacCAATTAAAGGATCCCCACTTCAAATGTGCTTCCTCTTTTGAATGTGATTCAAAACCGTATTCTGAATGTGGTTCGAAACCATATTTTAGCTCATCTTATGTACCgaaaagtaaaataaacaaCTCAAAAATCATCAATGAAGCTAACCAAAATACTTtcttttagtaaaattttctctAAACAATACTACGGATTTCAATAGTCTATTATTAGAACAAGAGCAGTGACTAGTTTCCACTTCCTAtcgaaaaaggaaaaaagactTTAGGGAACAGACCACTGAACCAGAATATTGGAGAACTGTTTTGTGTTGAGAACGCTTTTCAAGGACATTTCAGATAGGCCGTGATATATGATGATTGTTGGGCAGAACAACTACCTTCGTACTGAAGACGCTGAATGATGAATCTGACATCATGTGTAAGTCCTTCCCAACCAGACATTTGATGTGCAGGGTGATACAACAGTATTCATCGCAGTTATCAAATCGTTCGTTCTTTTGGAATTATTTTTCTCTTGCAAAGTTCTTACCAATTCATCAAGGTATTTGCCTCTTCCCTACAAGAAAGAAGCATATGTTTATCATGCTTATACATACTCTTTTGAGGTATAGTAACGCATCCAAAACATATACCAAACTCACACGCAATGTAATTGAATGTTTTGTAACTGAATGTCTATGAAACATGTTTTGAAGAATTGCAAACACGACACTGTTTGCTCTTGTGGTCTGGATGTTAGGAATAAATGATGCATACGATTTTCATGGATTAATGGCTCAGATATGATGGTAACATGATATGTTCCTGTTGGCTTTGTATTCTATCCCTGTTTCCCAACTCTGCATTTCATATCTGTATCCTTTTAAGTTAATGGAATGGAAGTTTTAGTGTGAAAAAAATGATGGTAACATGATTGCCAATATGAATGAAACGTATCTCTACGTTTAAgctatcaaaattttaaaaatatgtttttcagCCAATTGCacctttatttttcttaataactaAAGAAATAGTTCAGTTTTGCGAAGCCAATAGTTGCTTATGGTGGTTTTTCCTTAAACCAATTAAAGGATCCCCACTTCGAATGTAATTCCTCTTCTGAATGAGGTTCAAAACCATCTGAATGAATGTGGTTCGAAACCATATTTTAGCTCATCATATGTACCGAAAAGTAAAACAACAAGAATCATCAATGAAGCTAACCAAAATACTTTTTTGAGTAAAATTTCTCTAAACAATACTACGGATTTCAATAGCCTATTATTAGAACAAGAGCAGTGACCAGTTTCCTCTTCCTATCGAAAAAGGAAACTTCTAAAACACTTTAGGGAACAGACCATTGAACCAAAATATTGGAGAACTGTATTTGTATGGACAACGCTTTTCAAGGACATTGCAAATAGGCCGTGATATATGATGATTGTTGTCTTTTGTACTGAAGAAGCTGAATGATGAATCTGACATCATGTATTAGTCCTTCCCAACCAGACATTTGATGTGCAGGGTGACACTACAGTATTCATCACAGTTATAAAACCGTTATTTGGAATTATTTTTCTCTTGCAAAGTTCTTACCAACTCATCAAGGTATTTGCCACAAGAAAGGGAGAGCTTATGCTTATCATTGCTTATACCTCATTTTTGAGGTATTAGTGGCGCATCCAGATCCAGAACATAGAGCAAACTCACACGcaatgtaactttttttttttgcttagagCAAACTCACACGCAATGtaactttatgtttttatatgaAAACATGTTTTGAAAAATTGCAAATACAACACTATTTGCAATTCTTACAACACTATATATAAagacataaattttaaatttcatttggAGCATTATAAACCGTTAGACCGGCACTGGCACCAAGTTCAATTCTTATTTAcgcatttttaatttttattaccaATAGTGCACCCAGTACTTGATTCGCCTCTGACTCCcggttaaaaaaaagttattcgGTATATAGCTAATTTTCTTGTAGGAAAGATGAGGTAGCTTGGAAGCCACACATGAAATAGCGGTAGAGAATACTTTGGATGATTCCGGGAAATGTTTTTCTCGTCTTCTTGTTTCTTAGACATTCTGAGAAGTCGTACGTCCCGGGAACATTATAAAAGCTAGAAGAGCCACTAGctatttatcattattattcaTTACAATAACCACCTTAAAATGTAGGGATTCTTCATCTTATTTCATAAAGGAAGGTTTTGGATAGTGAACCATGCATATTAGTTAGATTAATTGTTTTTAAGGAAAAAATGTAtatctttcttatatttttgttggGAC includes:
- the LOC108826701 gene encoding uncharacterized protein LOC108826701 translates to MSSHNAAQPPRDLTKQHSWSHDVNRNEAWLRKKKKRSVDLIPRSKSITNDDLEELRGCIELGFGFEPDSPDTNQRLTDIIPALDLYCAVHRQYSDHLSRTSSFASEPDSSSFSTTTVVDKGDDWKTIKQKLKQWAQVVGFTVRQARKPS